A window of the Cheilinus undulatus linkage group 21, ASM1832078v1, whole genome shotgun sequence genome harbors these coding sequences:
- the LOC121503945 gene encoding uncharacterized protein LOC121503945 — MYLSQPHANSRVSDRNPQNPNRSSQPSTSGQILRHWPDPRPSTSGQILHHWPDPRVQVDVSATANTQDSGSNPEDVQTPSSQPSTSDQTLRQWQNDYGTYVNLINETTDDEDDDDLYNAIIASIKEKTQPKEQVPISEILGELGDQIDNTQVCKFNINRSAVLDGALRGFRRLSYDPKKKMSIKFSDDRGTTEEAVDLGGPRREFLRLLIKALADSDIFSGPEGNLNLALSASGLCTGIFFTIHKG; from the exons ATGTATTTGTCCCAGCCACACGCAAATTCCCGGGTTTCAGACAGAAACCCACAGAATCCAAACCGCTCATCCCAGCCCTCCACAAGTGGCCAGATCCTCCGTCACTGGCCAGACCCTAGA CCCTCAACAAGTGGCCAGATCCTCCATCACTGGCCAGACCCTAGAGTTCAAGTTGATGTTTCAGCAACTGCTAATACCCAAGATTCAGGCAGCAACCCAGAAGATGTGCAAACCCCCTCATCCCAGCCCTCCACAAGTGACCAGACCTTAAGACAGTGGCAAAATGATTATGGAACTTATGTGAATTTGATAAATGAGACAAcagatgatgaggatgatgatgaccTGTACAATGCTATTATTGCCAGCATTAAGGAGAAGAc gcaGCCAAAAGAACAGGTCCCCATCAGTGAAATACTGGGTGAACTCGGTGACCAAATTGATAACACTCAAGTGTGCAAGTTCAACATCAATCGTTCTGCAGTCCTCGATGGGGCATTAAGGGGATTCAGACGGCTCTCCTACGACCCAAAAAAGAAGATGTCCATAAAGTTTTCGGACGACAGGGGAACCACAGAGGAGGCTGTAGACCTTGGTGGCCCTCGCAGAGAGTTTCTGCGTTTGTTGATAAAAGCATTGGCagattcagacatttttagtgGACCAGAGGGAAATCTCAACTTGGCTCTAAGTGCTTCTGGTTTGTGTACTGGCATTTTTTTCACGATACACAAAGGATGA